A single genomic interval of Candidatus Jordarchaeales archaeon harbors:
- the mch gene encoding methenyltetrahydromethanopterin cyclohydrolase, with the protein MNLLAQEIVEDMMDYSEELQIEVTQTESGAFIVDAGVNAEGSILAGEYVTEICLGGLGTAMVASAQYGDLVLPVIHVSTNYPAISTLGAQFAGWRITDENGKFIGMGSGPARALALKPKKLYEKIDYRDDAEVAVLFLEANELPGDNVVKIVADACGVDPSNVYIVVAPTNSIVGSIQISGRVVETGIHKISEVGFDPKKIKYANGVAPIAPIHPDPTIGMGITNDMIIFAGHVNLFVETDNDDELKQYVEKTPSSTSKSYGKPFYETFKEANFDFYKIDPGIFAPASILVNNIKTGKTFRAGKIDINLLRKTIGL; encoded by the coding sequence GTGAACCTGCTAGCCCAAGAAATAGTTGAGGACATGATGGATTACTCCGAGGAATTACAAATTGAAGTCACTCAAACAGAAAGCGGCGCATTCATAGTGGATGCAGGAGTAAATGCCGAAGGATCTATACTCGCTGGGGAGTATGTGACGGAAATATGTCTTGGCGGGTTAGGAACAGCTATGGTGGCTTCAGCGCAATATGGAGATCTAGTTTTACCAGTAATACATGTTTCCACAAATTATCCTGCAATTTCAACGCTGGGAGCACAGTTCGCAGGATGGAGGATCACCGACGAAAATGGAAAATTCATTGGAATGGGCTCCGGTCCAGCTAGAGCGCTCGCGCTTAAACCTAAGAAACTCTATGAGAAAATAGATTACCGAGATGATGCTGAAGTTGCTGTTTTGTTCCTTGAAGCAAATGAGCTCCCCGGGGATAATGTGGTAAAAATTGTGGCAGACGCGTGCGGTGTCGACCCATCTAATGTTTACATAGTCGTGGCACCCACTAACAGCATAGTAGGTTCGATACAAATATCCGGGCGTGTGGTTGAAACGGGAATTCACAAAATCTCGGAAGTTGGATTCGATCCTAAAAAAATCAAATACGCGAACGGTGTTGCGCCGATAGCTCCCATTCATCCTGACCCGACGATTGGAATGGGCATAACTAATGACATGATAATTTTCGCCGGGCATGTCAATCTATTTGTTGAAACAGACAATGATGACGAATTAAAACAATACGTAGAAAAGACACCGTCTAGTACCTCCAAGAGCTATGGGAAACCATTCTATGAAACTTTCAAGGAAGCAAATTTCGACTTCTACAAGATCGATCCGGGAATTTTTGCGCCAGCCAGTATACTTGTTAACAACATAAAAACGGGTAAAACATTCCGCGCTGGGAAAATAGACATAAACCTCCTCAGAAAAACTATTGGTCTCTAA
- a CDS encoding FAD-dependent oxidoreductase, with protein sequence MFDVLVVGGGVSGLSVGAILSRKGIKTLVVERASILGGRGKCFEYREGYIVDYGVHALRMADKGAAANIFRQLGEKLEIVEPKESGLYHEGDWSELPLSINAITSSPIFTKEDLDELISKLGSVLSAKPEDYWSVPLSKWMEENIKSKRVKWFIQEILSKLLLIAVDASETSSGELFDIIQAFVRSGKGAGFAVGGWKSIIDRLREIVEENGKVYTKRKVEKILVENGEVKGAIVSGEKVDVKIVVAAFPVQSLFNLVEEKWFSQGFIAKAKAMKPTMGISIDYGLTTKACEYDTFLCSDPWIYGAATSNIDATLAPQGEQLLTVFSVLRPEVVLDKERAKMEIERIEKKLEEMFPKIKGNIKWRRPIIHRVVDGAALTVTQSRDKRPGPETSIKGLYLTGDTCNGHGAGGDIAYNSAVKCADVILRAL encoded by the coding sequence ATGTTTGATGTTTTAGTTGTAGGTGGAGGAGTATCTGGACTATCGGTTGGCGCCATTCTTTCTAGGAAGGGAATTAAAACGCTTGTTGTTGAGAGAGCGTCAATACTCGGTGGAAGGGGAAAGTGCTTTGAGTATAGGGAAGGGTACATTGTAGATTATGGTGTTCACGCGCTTAGGATGGCTGATAAGGGGGCGGCAGCCAACATTTTCAGACAACTTGGAGAGAAACTCGAAATCGTTGAACCCAAAGAGTCCGGATTATATCATGAAGGGGATTGGAGCGAGTTACCGCTTAGTATTAATGCCATCACCTCGAGCCCCATTTTCACTAAGGAAGACCTAGATGAGCTGATAAGTAAATTGGGATCCGTTCTGAGCGCGAAGCCTGAGGATTACTGGAGCGTCCCTTTGAGCAAATGGATGGAAGAGAATATTAAAAGCAAAAGAGTGAAGTGGTTTATCCAAGAGATTTTGTCGAAACTCCTTTTAATAGCTGTTGACGCGAGTGAAACATCTTCTGGAGAGCTTTTCGACATTATTCAAGCATTTGTGAGGTCGGGGAAAGGAGCGGGCTTCGCCGTAGGAGGGTGGAAGAGCATAATTGACAGACTCAGGGAAATAGTGGAAGAAAATGGTAAAGTTTACACAAAGAGAAAAGTTGAGAAAATTCTAGTTGAAAATGGTGAGGTTAAAGGAGCCATCGTTAGTGGCGAAAAAGTAGACGTTAAAATAGTGGTTGCCGCTTTCCCTGTACAGAGCCTATTTAACCTAGTTGAAGAAAAGTGGTTTTCTCAAGGCTTCATTGCAAAAGCCAAAGCCATGAAACCGACTATGGGGATCTCTATAGATTACGGATTAACTACGAAGGCATGCGAATATGATACGTTTCTATGTTCAGATCCTTGGATCTACGGCGCAGCTACTTCAAACATAGATGCAACCTTAGCTCCTCAGGGTGAACAACTTCTAACGGTCTTTTCCGTTTTGAGGCCGGAAGTTGTTTTGGATAAAGAGAGAGCTAAAATGGAGATCGAGAGAATAGAAAAGAAACTTGAGGAAATGTTTCCGAAAATTAAGGGAAACATAAAATGGAGACGGCCTATAATACACAGAGTGGTGGATGGCGCAGCGCTCACTGTCACGCAGTCACGAGATAAGAGACCTGGACCCGAAACAAGTATTAAAGGACTTTACCTTACTGGCGACACATGCAACGGACATGGAGCTGGGGGAGACATAGCGTATAACTCTGCCGTGAAGTGTGCCGACGTGATCTTGCGTGCATTATAA
- a CDS encoding deoxyhypusine synthase family protein, protein MVPAGLGRIIAEMIYEGFVDVVVTTGANITHDLIEAFGGRHKRGLRGRDEDLRDQGISRIFDAYISDDAFVLFEKRIQEILKDIPFERRKQGIPVYELIKEIGLRLDYKYSFVRAAAETGIPIFCPAITDSILGLQMWLFSQTSALKLDVLEDLHKIINIAYDAKKSGAFFLGGGVPKNHILQAMLITGKGFNYAVQITLDRPETGGLSGATLNEAKSWGKIAKDAVTVDVIADVTITLPLIFSALKEKLGGNISRKGRKVI, encoded by the coding sequence TTGGTTCCTGCTGGACTTGGAAGGATAATAGCAGAAATGATCTATGAAGGTTTCGTCGATGTAGTTGTAACTACCGGGGCGAACATAACCCATGACTTGATAGAAGCCTTTGGCGGGAGACATAAAAGAGGACTGCGCGGAAGAGATGAAGATCTAAGAGATCAGGGAATCAGCCGCATATTTGATGCTTACATTTCAGATGACGCATTTGTCCTTTTCGAAAAAAGAATTCAGGAAATTCTGAAGGATATACCTTTTGAGAGAAGGAAGCAGGGGATACCTGTTTACGAGTTAATTAAGGAAATAGGATTACGTTTGGACTATAAGTACTCGTTTGTAAGGGCGGCCGCCGAAACCGGGATCCCCATTTTTTGTCCAGCGATAACTGACTCGATTCTAGGACTGCAAATGTGGCTTTTTTCTCAAACGAGCGCATTGAAGCTGGATGTGCTGGAAGACCTTCACAAAATAATAAATATAGCATACGACGCAAAAAAATCGGGGGCGTTCTTCCTGGGGGGTGGTGTACCGAAAAACCACATTTTGCAGGCCATGTTGATAACGGGCAAAGGCTTTAATTACGCAGTTCAGATAACGCTTGACAGACCGGAGACTGGGGGGTTAAGCGGAGCGACACTAAATGAAGCAAAATCTTGGGGTAAAATTGCTAAAGACGCTGTAACTGTTGATGTGATAGCGGATGTAACAATAACACTTCCTTTGATATTTTCAGCGCTCAAGGAAAAGCTGGGAGGAAATATCTCGCGGAAAGGAAGAAAAGTGATTTAA
- a CDS encoding tRNA(Ile)(2)-agmatinylcytidine synthase produces MVLLHVGFDDTDSLRGGCTTYICAVLVEHLSKFGVKFVDYPLLIRLNPNIPFKTRGNGCVCLRLDVERENIEKVKELVLKEVRRLADLSSTETEPGVAFLLGEVPSELKNLSEKALHDVVDLNDALRTAERCGVEIHTFKSEGRGIIGALAAIGEKLEGDHTYELITYRKPENWGKPRKVDAESVREMDRLTKPNTFNNIDGDRILITPHGPDPVLYGIRGESPEILLKAHAIVKVYEPIERWVIFRSNQGTDAHLCVKRKVNELRPYMSAVIEGVVSSKPVIAQGGHVYFKVRDETGEINCAAYEPTGDFRKVVLDLIPGDIVRIYGGIRPPSPLHPQTLNIEKIEIVKLAPLVKTFNPFCPRCGKRASSAGKGQGFKCKKCGEKFFAEKIVVTLNRNLSESLYIPPPRAQRHLTRPYSRINKINTPPKTLVNPWHFP; encoded by the coding sequence ATGGTTCTGCTTCATGTAGGGTTCGACGATACGGACTCTCTTAGGGGGGGATGCACGACTTATATTTGTGCTGTTTTAGTTGAGCATCTTTCAAAGTTTGGGGTCAAGTTTGTGGATTATCCTCTTCTTATAAGATTGAACCCAAACATCCCTTTTAAGACGAGAGGGAACGGCTGTGTTTGCTTGAGACTTGACGTTGAAAGAGAAAACATTGAAAAGGTTAAAGAGCTTGTTCTAAAAGAAGTGCGCCGTCTTGCCGACCTTTCTTCTACCGAAACAGAGCCGGGTGTTGCTTTTTTGCTTGGAGAAGTTCCATCAGAACTCAAGAATTTATCGGAGAAAGCTTTACACGACGTGGTTGATTTAAATGATGCCCTACGAACGGCTGAAAGATGTGGTGTTGAAATTCATACATTCAAGAGTGAAGGGCGTGGAATTATAGGAGCCCTTGCAGCTATTGGTGAAAAGTTGGAGGGGGACCATACTTACGAGTTAATCACATATAGGAAGCCTGAAAATTGGGGGAAACCGAGAAAGGTAGACGCTGAGTCGGTAAGGGAGATGGATCGATTAACGAAACCTAACACGTTTAACAACATCGACGGAGACCGCATTCTCATAACACCACATGGCCCAGACCCTGTCCTCTACGGGATACGTGGTGAATCCCCAGAAATTTTGTTAAAGGCACATGCTATCGTAAAGGTTTACGAGCCGATAGAGCGGTGGGTTATCTTCCGTTCGAATCAAGGAACTGACGCTCACTTGTGTGTTAAACGCAAGGTAAATGAACTTCGCCCTTACATGTCTGCGGTGATTGAAGGTGTAGTGTCATCCAAGCCTGTAATAGCCCAGGGAGGGCATGTCTATTTTAAAGTACGGGACGAAACGGGAGAAATAAATTGTGCTGCATACGAGCCGACAGGAGATTTCAGAAAGGTCGTACTAGACCTAATTCCGGGAGACATTGTCCGAATTTACGGGGGCATTCGCCCCCCCTCTCCCCTTCACCCCCAAACATTAAACATAGAAAAAATAGAGATAGTCAAGCTGGCTCCCCTGGTAAAAACATTTAATCCTTTCTGTCCGCGCTGCGGGAAAAGAGCTTCATCCGCTGGGAAAGGACAAGGCTTTAAGTGTAAAAAATGTGGAGAAAAATTTTTCGCTGAAAAAATAGTCGTTACATTAAACCGCAATTTAAGTGAATCCCTATACATCCCCCCACCTAGAGCTCAACGCCACCTGACAAGACCGTACAGTCGCATAAACAAAATAAACACTCCTCCAAAAACGCTGGTTAACCCTTGGCACTTTCCCTGA
- a CDS encoding Lrp/AsnC ligand binding domain-containing protein, producing MPTAFVLVNTEPANEETVLKAVSQIEGVIEAYLLYGVYDILVKVKTESMEKLKETVIWQIRRIKGVVSTLTLIVAEGKP from the coding sequence TTGCCTACTGCGTTTGTTCTTGTTAACACGGAACCGGCAAACGAAGAAACTGTCCTGAAAGCGGTCTCCCAAATCGAAGGTGTTATTGAAGCCTACCTTCTCTATGGTGTATATGACATTTTAGTTAAAGTAAAGACCGAGTCGATGGAGAAACTGAAAGAGACGGTTATCTGGCAGATAAGGCGAATAAAAGGAGTGGTTTCGACACTAACTTTGATAGTTGCCGAAGGAAAACCTTAA
- a CDS encoding DUF367 family protein, translating into MRNSRKILVYHERKCDPRKCTALKLAKLGKVTIIEKIANIPHNCIILNPLSQIALSPADKDIFETGGLVAVDCSWNKLSNIFRSIKGTHRALPYLVAANPVNYGIPTKLSTAEAIGAALYILGFKEEAKSILGCFKWGPNFFTLNHELLEAYSQAKNSTEIIEIQSEFI; encoded by the coding sequence TTGAGGAACTCAAGAAAAATATTAGTCTATCACGAAAGAAAGTGTGATCCAAGAAAATGTACTGCTTTAAAACTCGCTAAACTAGGGAAAGTTACGATCATCGAGAAAATAGCGAACATACCGCACAACTGCATCATTCTAAATCCACTTTCGCAGATAGCCCTATCGCCTGCAGATAAAGATATTTTCGAAACAGGAGGGCTCGTTGCTGTCGATTGTTCCTGGAACAAGTTGAGCAACATTTTCCGCAGCATTAAGGGGACGCACAGAGCGTTACCATATCTAGTTGCCGCTAACCCAGTAAATTACGGTATTCCCACAAAGCTTAGTACGGCGGAAGCTATTGGAGCCGCCCTATACATACTCGGATTTAAAGAGGAAGCGAAAAGCATTCTTGGTTGCTTTAAATGGGGACCAAACTTCTTCACTTTAAACCATGAACTGCTAGAAGCTTATTCTCAAGCCAAAAACAGCACAGAGATAATTGAAATTCAAAGCGAGTTTATATGA
- a CDS encoding RsmB/NOP family class I SAM-dependent RNA methyltransferase, whose translation MAYERALGYVYVQEGGSMIPPLFLELRPEDYVLDLCAAPGSKTTQMAQLMRNEGVIIANDVSLKRISSLGFNIQLCGVLNTAITMSDGRKLPLVFKEEFDKVLVDAPCSSTGHLLSKRPPSFTKGKIKALHFLQRELLIAGFKMLKPGGILVYSTCSIHPLENEAVVNYLLSREEKARVEYFDVKGLKFHTGLTEFEGKTFHPNVENCARIYPHDNHTDAFFIARIKKER comes from the coding sequence GTGGCATACGAACGCGCATTAGGATACGTCTATGTACAGGAGGGGGGGAGCATGATCCCCCCGCTTTTCCTAGAACTAAGACCAGAAGATTACGTATTAGATCTTTGTGCGGCTCCAGGGTCAAAGACCACTCAAATGGCTCAACTTATGAGAAATGAAGGAGTTATAATTGCAAACGACGTATCTCTTAAAAGGATCTCTTCGCTAGGCTTCAATATACAATTATGCGGTGTGTTGAATACGGCAATAACGATGTCTGACGGCAGAAAGCTCCCCTTGGTATTCAAAGAAGAATTTGACAAAGTTCTCGTCGACGCGCCGTGTTCATCGACAGGACATTTATTAAGCAAGCGTCCTCCGAGCTTCACTAAGGGGAAAATAAAAGCCCTTCACTTTCTCCAGAGAGAACTTCTAATTGCCGGCTTTAAAATGCTAAAGCCCGGCGGCATCCTCGTCTACTCGACGTGCAGCATACACCCGCTTGAAAACGAGGCAGTAGTTAACTATCTCCTCTCTCGAGAAGAGAAGGCGCGTGTTGAGTATTTCGATGTTAAGGGACTTAAATTTCATACTGGTTTGACAGAGTTCGAGGGGAAAACCTTCCATCCAAACGTAGAGAATTGTGCGCGAATATACCCGCATGATAATCACACTGACGCCTTTTTCATCGCTAGGATAAAGAAAGAAAGGTGA
- the eif1A gene encoding translation initiation factor eIF-1A: protein MPKRKEKEEMLEVKDVRIPMEGEVLGVVERMVGNDRLIVNCADGKTRLARIRGKFKKKVWIKNGDVVLVAPWDFQDDRADVIWRYSEGEVKWLKSKGYLNGLEV from the coding sequence TTGCCTAAAAGAAAAGAGAAGGAAGAGATGCTTGAGGTAAAGGATGTAAGAATACCCATGGAAGGGGAAGTTTTAGGCGTAGTTGAGAGGATGGTTGGCAATGATAGGCTTATTGTTAACTGTGCGGATGGCAAAACCAGGCTTGCAAGGATTAGGGGGAAATTCAAGAAGAAGGTTTGGATAAAAAATGGGGATGTCGTGCTAGTAGCTCCCTGGGATTTTCAGGACGACCGAGCAGATGTTATATGGAGATACAGTGAGGGAGAGGTTAAATGGTTGAAAAGTAAAGGATATCTTAATGGTTTAGAAGTTTAA
- a CDS encoding metalloregulator ArsR/SmtB family transcription factor — translation MAKEYTIEEVLSSRGRVRVLRILAEAEELNISEIARRAGLNHKATSNHLKVLRNAGLVQEKRFGRVRIFRIKSENAKAAAFKQLVDSWKT, via the coding sequence TTGGCTAAAGAGTACACAATAGAAGAAGTGCTCTCGTCTAGAGGAAGAGTGAGGGTTCTTCGCATACTCGCGGAAGCAGAAGAACTCAACATATCCGAGATAGCTAGGAGAGCAGGGTTAAACCACAAGGCCACTAGCAACCACCTCAAAGTGCTACGAAACGCTGGACTAGTGCAGGAGAAGCGGTTCGGCAGAGTGAGAATATTCAGGATAAAGTCCGAGAACGCAAAGGCTGCCGCCTTCAAACAACTAGTAGACTCCTGGAAAACCTAG
- the hisD gene encoding histidinol dehydrogenase, with protein sequence MKFKEFKDIEEREARIIFERKASFMEAIRKVQRIVEEVRKKGDEALVKYTKKFDGVFIPPSRIKVTKEEIDEAYSKTGEKVVKAIRLAAENIRVFHEKQMATFTVEKVPGVKLSQIVRPVNSAGIYVPGGRAAYPSTALMAAVPAKVAGVKKIVVCTPPDRSGGVKPEILVACNEAGVDEIFKVGGAQAIAAMAYGTKTIPKVDVLVGPGNIYVTAAKILVSREVRVDLPAGPSEILVLADESCNPLFVAADLVSQAEHDPAASVVLVTTSRRVAEEVVKLSYELATKLDTKDVVVSVLDNGWCILVENLDEAAEFVNSYAPEHLEIHVENPWYVLEKVENAGAIFIGSYTPVALGDYVAGSNHILPTGGYAKIFSGLSVENFIKRISVVECNKEGLKALSESVMVLAEVEGMLAHAQAVKVRLEKDEG encoded by the coding sequence TTGAAGTTCAAGGAGTTTAAGGACATAGAAGAGAGAGAGGCGAGGATTATTTTCGAAAGGAAAGCCAGTTTCATGGAAGCGATCAGGAAGGTGCAAAGGATAGTTGAAGAGGTGCGTAAAAAAGGTGATGAAGCGCTGGTGAAGTACACAAAAAAGTTTGATGGAGTATTTATTCCTCCTTCAAGGATTAAAGTTACAAAAGAGGAAATTGATGAGGCATACAGCAAGACAGGTGAGAAAGTGGTTAAAGCTATCAGGTTGGCAGCTGAGAACATAAGAGTTTTTCACGAAAAACAGATGGCTACTTTTACAGTTGAAAAAGTGCCCGGTGTAAAGCTAAGCCAGATAGTAAGACCTGTGAACAGCGCCGGAATATACGTCCCCGGGGGGCGCGCCGCTTATCCCTCTACCGCGTTAATGGCGGCAGTGCCAGCTAAAGTAGCGGGTGTTAAAAAGATAGTAGTATGCACCCCTCCAGACCGCAGCGGAGGCGTTAAGCCCGAAATTCTGGTCGCATGCAACGAGGCGGGAGTAGACGAAATTTTTAAAGTCGGCGGAGCGCAAGCGATAGCTGCGATGGCGTATGGAACGAAAACCATACCAAAAGTCGATGTACTCGTCGGGCCCGGGAACATTTACGTTACAGCAGCTAAGATTCTAGTAAGCAGAGAGGTTAGGGTAGACCTACCAGCGGGTCCCAGCGAAATTCTGGTACTAGCAGATGAAAGCTGCAACCCTCTCTTCGTCGCCGCAGACTTAGTGTCACAGGCGGAGCACGACCCCGCCGCGTCCGTAGTCTTAGTCACTACTTCAAGGAGAGTTGCCGAAGAAGTTGTGAAGCTGTCGTACGAGCTGGCTACGAAGCTGGACACGAAAGATGTCGTAGTCAGCGTCTTAGACAATGGATGGTGCATTCTAGTGGAGAACCTTGACGAAGCAGCAGAATTCGTTAATAGTTATGCTCCGGAACACTTGGAGATCCACGTAGAGAACCCCTGGTACGTTTTAGAGAAAGTCGAAAACGCTGGGGCAATCTTCATCGGAAGCTATACCCCCGTAGCTCTAGGTGACTACGTTGCAGGGTCAAACCACATTCTGCCAACTGGGGGCTACGCTAAAATCTTTTCAGGCCTTAGTGTGGAAAACTTCATCAAGAGAATTAGCGTCGTCGAATGCAACAAGGAGGGACTCAAGGCTCTCTCGGAAAGCGTTATGGTTCTAGCTGAGGTTGAAGGCATGCTTGCTCATGCACAAGCAGTTAAGGTGAGGCTTGAAAAAGATGAAGGTTAA
- the hisC gene encoding histidinol-phosphate transaminase, translating into MKVKSALATLEPYRGEISRRELARRLGLKEDEILPLHANENLFIEREWVKERVLEALEMVDPRMYPDPQNIEVREALAKHYKVREEEVVIGSGADELIDGISRCFIDKGEQVVVLEPTFQVYKISAVLHGGICKSILLKEEDFSIDVPKLLSELDEKVRVLYICSPNNPTGNQHEREVVREVIENVNCLVVLDEAYVEFADYSLSNLIRDYENLIVLRTFSKAFGMAGLRLGVALSNEEVANFLRKGLQPYNVNVIAQYTALTMLKHWDYVARKIEEIKEQRKILWEKLSEIEGLKVYPSRANFLLIRIMKKNVSAKKVQEGLMMKGILVRERSGLPLLDNCLRITVCPSRGAEKLLSALKEMLQGEG; encoded by the coding sequence ATGAAGGTTAAAAGCGCTCTGGCAACTCTTGAGCCTTATCGTGGGGAAATTTCCAGAAGAGAACTCGCCCGAAGACTTGGACTGAAAGAAGACGAGATCCTGCCGCTACACGCTAATGAAAACCTGTTCATAGAGAGAGAGTGGGTTAAAGAGAGAGTGCTAGAAGCACTAGAAATGGTGGACCCGCGGATGTACCCTGACCCGCAAAACATAGAAGTCCGTGAGGCGCTGGCCAAACACTACAAGGTGCGAGAAGAAGAAGTGGTTATAGGGAGTGGTGCAGACGAGCTCATAGACGGTATTTCCAGGTGTTTTATAGACAAAGGAGAACAGGTGGTTGTGCTTGAGCCGACGTTCCAAGTTTACAAGATCTCGGCAGTGCTTCACGGAGGGATTTGTAAAAGCATTCTCTTGAAAGAGGAGGACTTCTCAATAGATGTGCCGAAACTGCTAAGCGAACTTGACGAGAAAGTTAGAGTACTCTACATATGCTCCCCGAACAATCCAACCGGAAACCAGCATGAAAGAGAAGTGGTCAGAGAAGTAATTGAAAACGTAAATTGTCTGGTCGTTCTGGACGAGGCATACGTCGAGTTCGCAGACTACTCACTAAGTAACTTAATACGCGACTATGAAAACCTTATAGTACTACGAACTTTTTCTAAAGCGTTCGGTATGGCTGGATTGAGGCTCGGCGTCGCCCTTTCAAACGAAGAAGTAGCGAATTTTCTGAGAAAAGGGCTGCAACCATACAACGTAAATGTCATAGCCCAATATACGGCACTTACAATGCTAAAGCATTGGGATTATGTGGCCAGGAAGATTGAAGAAATTAAGGAACAACGGAAAATACTCTGGGAGAAACTTTCAGAAATAGAAGGACTGAAAGTTTACCCTTCAAGGGCAAACTTTCTTCTCATAAGAATTATGAAGAAAAATGTGAGCGCAAAAAAGGTGCAGGAAGGCCTTATGATGAAGGGGATACTAGTACGGGAAAGAAGCGGGCTACCCCTACTAGATAACTGCCTCAGAATAACAGTTTGTCCAAGCCGTGGAGCGGAAAAACTTCTGTCAGCCTTAAAAGAGATGTTACAGGGAGAAGGATGA